From the genome of Scytonema hofmannii PCC 7110, one region includes:
- a CDS encoding pentapeptide repeat-containing protein, which translates to MNVEEFLDKYASGTRDFSGIDLCEANLSGAKLSGVNLSKADLSVIDLSGANLSEANLSYAKLNVARLRGANLKNANLKGAILNVANLIRADLSNAQLKGASMIRSELIRANLSHADLMKANLKGADVREAALRHAVLREANLSEVTFKDGFLTGANLELANLKGSDLTRADLSGANFRDAELRQAILSQANLSGANLSGANLRWADLSRANLRWADLSGAKLSGANLIGADLSYANLTNTSLIHTDLTHAKLIKVEWVGADLTGAVLTGTKLYATSRFGLKTEGIICEWVDLSPTDDRTIIHNFTSLDSRDFFNETPPTIRIIVDKTIDHEANFAIAGAYYQIAQQYPELKQPPSIEVGCRRTVFTFRMDNDESLLPTAYIAILPFKDTSTAHKNIYTLIEMISGEDTSGLGLRLDSIEKVNMLLEQAIDNATIIKKMKKILEITAKFKFFQAPTQIVLTNSSAQNLLLYDNPYFGKRFFNSSDDSHYIAYDCSTEVSKTITPSLSMIVDFFKGFHLTSNQ; encoded by the coding sequence ATGAATGTAGAGGAATTTTTAGATAAATATGCATCAGGGACAAGAGATTTTTCAGGAATTGACCTTTGTGAAGCCAATTTAAGTGGGGCAAAACTCAGTGGTGTTAATCTTAGCAAAGCTGACTTGAGTGTGATCGACCTGAGTGGTGCGAATTTAAGCGAAGCTAACTTGAGTTATGCCAAGTTGAATGTTGCAAGACTCAGAGGGGCTAATCTCAAAAACGCTAACTTGAAAGGTGCTATTCTCAATGTCGCTAATTTGATTCGAGCCGATTTAAGCAATGCCCAACTTAAGGGGGCTTCTATGATTCGCAGCGAATTAATTCGTGCCAATCTCAGTCATGCTGACTTAATGAAGGCAAACCTCAAAGGTGCTGATGTGCGAGAAGCTGCACTTAGGCATGCCGTCCTGCGAGAGGCAAATTTGAGTGAGGTAACATTTAAGGATGGTTTCCTTACAGGAGCAAATTTAGAACTGGCAAATTTAAAAGGATCTGACTTAACTCGTGCGGATCTCAGTGGAGCAAATTTCCGCGATGCCGAACTTAGACAAGCAATTCTTTCTCAAGCAAACCTGAGTGGGGCTAATCTAAGCGGAGCCAATCTTCGGTGGGCAGATTTAAGTAGGGCTAATCTCCGGTGGGCAGATTTAAGTGGGGCAAAACTAAGTGGAGCAAATTTAATTGGTGCAGATCTAAGTTATGCCAATTTAACCAATACAAGTCTGATTCACACCGATTTAACCCATGCAAAATTAATCAAGGTGGAGTGGGTTGGTGCAGACCTTACAGGGGCAGTTTTAACTGGGACGAAATTATACGCTACTTCAAGATTTGGATTAAAAACGGAAGGAATTATTTGTGAATGGGTAGACCTCAGTCCGACAGACGATCGGACAATTATACATAATTTTACCTCTCTTGACTCCCGTGACTTTTTTAATGAAACTCCGCCAACCATCAGAATTATTGTCGATAAAACCATAGACCATGAAGCAAATTTTGCCATTGCTGGTGCTTATTATCAAATTGCCCAGCAATACCCAGAACTCAAACAACCTCCTAGTATAGAAGTAGGGTGTCGCCGAACTGTTTTCACCTTCCGTATGGATAATGACGAAAGTTTATTACCCACAGCTTATATAGCTATTCTTCCCTTTAAAGATACATCAACCGCCCACAAAAATATCTATACCCTTATAGAGATGATTTCTGGTGAAGACACATCTGGGCTAGGTTTAAGATTGGACTCCATTGAAAAAGTTAATATGCTCTTAGAACAAGCAATAGATAATGCTACTATTATAAAGAAAATGAAAAAAATTTTGGAAATCACAGCAAAATTTAAGTTTTTTCAAGCTCCCACTCAGATAGTTTTAACGAATTCTAGTGCTCAAAATTTGCTTTTATATGATAATCCGTACTTTGGTAAAAGATTTTTTAATAGCTCAGATGACAGTCATTACATAGCTTATGATTGTTCTACTGAAGTCTCCAAAACGATCACACCCTCATTAAGTATGATTGTTGATTTTTTTAAGGGATTTCATTTAACCAGTAACCAGTAA
- a CDS encoding DUF1517 domain-containing protein codes for MRDTFNKMIGRTRYVVCRIMLHLGGSDVAPILGILNRGAREAVDADGDMEILGEGLVEVSQTLLQYDEYWQSAANQGDVFWSEGEAGDYVNELFTDSAQRYLSEPDYGDNYRDNQPLSLPVTRNVVVMITVAYEGEAPDLETDLANIQALKEGLKAFINLHYKHKLRAIQVHFSPARLGDELTSDQLLQYYPELIPL; via the coding sequence ATGCGAGATACATTCAATAAGATGATAGGTCGAACTCGCTACGTCGTTTGTCGCATTATGTTACATTTAGGCGGGTCTGACGTAGCACCCATTTTGGGAATTCTAAATCGCGGCGCAAGGGAAGCAGTAGATGCTGACGGTGACATGGAAATCTTGGGAGAAGGTCTGGTAGAAGTTTCCCAGACTCTTTTACAATACGATGAATACTGGCAATCAGCAGCGAATCAAGGCGACGTATTTTGGAGTGAAGGAGAGGCGGGAGATTATGTAAATGAACTTTTTACCGACTCAGCCCAACGTTATTTGAGCGAACCCGATTATGGTGATAATTACAGGGACAATCAACCGCTATCTCTCCCTGTTACCCGCAATGTCGTTGTCATGATTACGGTAGCATATGAGGGTGAAGCTCCAGACTTAGAAACTGACCTTGCGAATATACAAGCACTCAAAGAGGGCTTGAAGGCATTCATCAATTTGCATTACAAACATAAATTACGCGCAATTCAGGTACATTTCTCGCCAGCCCGGTTGGGTGATGAACTGACAAGCGACCAACTTTTACAATATTACCCAGAGTTGATACCCCTGTAG
- the aroF gene encoding 3-deoxy-7-phosphoheptulonate synthase produces MIVVMKVGSPEAEVARLSEELGTWGLTPEKIVGKHKIVIGLVGETAGLDPLQIQEISPWIEQVLRVEQPFKRASRQFRHGEASEVAVNTPNGTVTFGEHHPLVVVAGPCSVENEEMIVETARRVSASGAQFLRGGAYKPRTSPYAFQGHGESALELLAKAREVSGLGIITEVMDAAELDVVAEVADVVQVGARNMQNFSLLKKVGAQPKPVLLKRGMAATIEDWLMAAEYILAAGNPNVILCERGIRTFDRQYTRNTVDLSAVPVLRNLTHLPIMIDPSHGTGWAAYVPSMAMASIAAGCDSLMIEVHPNPAKALSDGPQSLTPERFDRLMQELAVVGKAFGRWPKPTAIVA; encoded by the coding sequence ATGATCGTAGTCATGAAAGTTGGTTCCCCTGAGGCGGAAGTCGCGCGTCTGAGCGAGGAACTAGGCACATGGGGGCTGACACCAGAAAAAATTGTTGGTAAGCACAAGATAGTCATTGGTCTTGTCGGTGAGACTGCTGGCTTAGATCCATTACAAATTCAAGAAATCAGCCCTTGGATAGAGCAGGTTTTGCGGGTTGAACAGCCTTTCAAACGCGCTAGCCGCCAATTTCGTCACGGGGAAGCTTCTGAAGTCGCGGTCAATACTCCTAACGGAACAGTGACTTTTGGCGAACATCACCCCTTAGTTGTTGTGGCTGGTCCTTGTTCGGTAGAAAATGAAGAAATGATTGTAGAGACTGCACGCAGAGTGAGTGCATCTGGTGCTCAGTTTCTACGTGGCGGGGCATACAAACCCAGGACTTCACCCTATGCTTTCCAAGGACACGGCGAGAGTGCTTTGGAATTGTTAGCAAAAGCACGGGAAGTCTCAGGACTGGGCATCATTACAGAAGTGATGGACGCGGCTGAGTTGGATGTCGTCGCAGAAGTCGCGGACGTTGTTCAGGTAGGAGCAAGGAATATGCAAAACTTCTCCCTTCTGAAAAAAGTAGGCGCACAACCCAAACCAGTTCTTCTCAAGCGGGGAATGGCTGCAACTATTGAAGATTGGTTGATGGCAGCTGAGTATATCCTAGCTGCGGGCAATCCAAATGTCATTTTATGCGAACGAGGAATTCGGACTTTCGATCGCCAGTACACTCGCAATACTGTGGATTTATCTGCAGTACCAGTTCTGCGAAACCTAACTCACCTACCGATTATGATCGATCCCAGTCACGGGACTGGTTGGGCTGCATACGTACCATCCATGGCAATGGCATCGATCGCTGCTGGATGTGACTCTTTAATGATAGAAGTTCACCCCAACCCTGCCAAAGCCCTATCTGACGGGCCTCAATCTCTGACACCAGAGCGTTTTGACCGTTTGATGCAAGAATTGGCTGTCGTTGGTAAAGCTTTTGGTCGTTGGCCCAAACCTACTGCGATCGTGGCTTAA
- a CDS encoding PAM68 family protein, with protein MPAESEQNRLPFEPNKKRRKPPKDKSEQPITKQETKGKDAKKAPFTKEEMAIPQIVSQRMIRRVASFCGVPTALGIGTLIASYLLLTYAGIKLPPIAVLLVDMGFFGLGVLGITYGVLSASWDEDRVGGLLGWNEFKTNWGRMVGVWRETRRRNTVGSRE; from the coding sequence ATGCCTGCTGAATCCGAACAAAATCGCTTGCCCTTTGAACCAAACAAAAAGCGCCGCAAGCCCCCAAAAGACAAAAGCGAACAGCCAATAACTAAGCAAGAAACAAAGGGAAAGGACGCTAAAAAGGCTCCTTTTACCAAAGAAGAAATGGCAATCCCCCAAATTGTCAGCCAACGGATGATTCGCAGAGTGGCTAGCTTTTGTGGTGTTCCAACTGCTTTAGGAATCGGCACTCTCATTGCCAGCTATCTGCTGTTAACTTATGCTGGCATTAAACTGCCTCCCATCGCCGTATTACTGGTTGATATGGGATTTTTTGGATTGGGGGTATTGGGGATCACTTACGGTGTTCTCTCAGCCTCTTGGGATGAAGATAGAGTCGGCGGTTTACTGGGTTGGAATGAGTTCAAAACCAACTGGGGACGGATGGTGGGAGTTTGGCGCGAAACTCGGCGAAGAAATACTGTAGGGAGTAGGGAATAG
- the rpsO gene encoding 30S ribosomal protein S15, whose protein sequence is MTLTQQRKQEIISNYQVHETDTGSADVQIAMLTERINRLSEHLQSNKKDHSSRRGLLKLIGQRKRLLAYVQQGSREHYQALIGRLGIRG, encoded by the coding sequence ATGACATTAACGCAACAGCGCAAACAAGAAATTATCTCCAACTATCAAGTTCACGAAACTGATACAGGCTCTGCTGATGTTCAAATCGCAATGTTGACAGAGCGAATTAACCGTCTTAGCGAACATCTCCAATCCAATAAGAAAGACCATTCATCCCGTCGGGGATTGTTAAAATTAATCGGTCAACGCAAGCGCCTTCTAGCTTATGTTCAACAAGGTAGCCGGGAGCATTATCAAGCTCTCATCGGGCGTCTCGGTATTCGTGGATAG
- a CDS encoding response regulator, which translates to MRILVVEDDELIAKPLVQALSEQHYAVDIATDGEAGWEFVEAFTYDLIVLDVGLPKLDGISLCRRVRSRGIHSPIILLTAQDSSTNKIAGLDAGADDYITKPFDLQELLARIRASMRRGGSALPPELQWENLRLDPSICEVQYNNKTLHLTPKEYSLLELFLRNPHRIFNCGAIIDHLWSFEEPPGEDTVRTHLKGLRMKLKKAGLATDPIETVYGIGYRLKAPEVKEKEKKKKGTGNRGQGEIPNSQSPLPTPDSPLPTPQDLKYQTQKIIANAWERAKEKIGDRITVIEQATTALFQNDLNEELRLQARSEAHKLAGSLGMFGFEFGSRIARQIEELLEVEKQLIGEQKLHLSELVVSLRRELQLTTANHQPEESSVDGRPLVLLVGLEKPLTDELVRSADTWNVQTFIISKPGLVKKHLTNRRPDAVVLNLPGTISEEGLQLLAELNCSAPPVPVLVLTNQDSLLDRVKIARLGGQGFLQKPVASAMVLETIANLLQRNRQATAKVLFVDDDPLILNAMCSLLQPWGLKVSTLENPLEFWDTLEATAPDLLVLDVEMPQMTGIELCQVVRNDPRYCGLPVLFLTSHTDAETMRRVFAVGADDYVCKPIIGPELVTRILNRLERSRLLRNLAETDALTGVANRRQSIHELNELMNLSSRHNQPFCFAVLKVDRLQQINQQYSHAVGDEVLSRLGRVLRRVFQSDVVCRWGGAEFVVGMYGMTQKDGWQRLEEIAENISQENFIAPDGSRFQVTFSAGLSQYPQQGTDLQALYQAAFARCDRPFTSQRALTRVREAELRGDAEGVRA; encoded by the coding sequence ATGAGAATTCTTGTAGTAGAAGACGATGAGTTAATTGCCAAACCCCTTGTCCAAGCTCTATCGGAGCAACATTATGCTGTCGATATTGCTACTGACGGTGAGGCAGGTTGGGAGTTTGTAGAAGCTTTTACTTACGACTTGATAGTGTTGGATGTGGGTTTGCCAAAGTTGGATGGCATTAGTCTCTGTCGGCGAGTGCGATCACGTGGTATTCACTCACCCATTATTTTGTTAACTGCTCAAGATAGCAGTACAAATAAAATAGCTGGCTTAGATGCTGGGGCAGATGACTATATCACAAAACCTTTCGATTTGCAAGAACTTTTAGCTCGTATCCGTGCTTCAATGCGACGGGGAGGTTCGGCTTTACCTCCAGAATTACAGTGGGAAAATCTCAGGCTAGACCCCAGCATATGTGAAGTTCAATATAACAACAAAACGCTCCATTTAACTCCAAAAGAATATAGCTTACTCGAACTTTTTCTCCGCAATCCCCACCGCATATTTAATTGTGGTGCAATTATAGACCACCTGTGGTCTTTTGAAGAACCTCCCGGAGAAGATACGGTGAGAACCCATCTTAAGGGATTGCGAATGAAGCTAAAGAAAGCAGGTTTGGCAACTGATCCCATTGAGACAGTATACGGTATTGGCTACCGCTTGAAAGCCCCAGAAGTAAAAGAGAAAGAGAAAAAGAAAAAGGGGACAGGGAATAGGGGACAAGGAGAAATTCCCAATTCCCAATCCCCACTCCCGACTCCCGACTCCCCACTCCCCACCCCCCAAGACCTGAAGTACCAAACTCAAAAAATCATTGCAAATGCTTGGGAGAGAGCTAAAGAAAAGATAGGCGATCGCATTACAGTTATAGAACAAGCCACTACAGCCCTGTTTCAGAACGATCTGAATGAGGAGTTACGCCTGCAAGCACGTTCTGAGGCTCACAAGCTAGCAGGTTCTTTGGGTATGTTTGGTTTTGAATTCGGGTCGCGTATAGCCAGACAAATCGAAGAACTGCTGGAAGTTGAGAAACAACTGATTGGGGAGCAAAAGTTGCACCTGTCGGAACTAGTTGTATCGCTACGTCGGGAGTTGCAACTCACAACCGCCAATCACCAACCTGAGGAATCATCAGTTGATGGTCGTCCTTTAGTGTTGTTGGTGGGATTGGAGAAACCACTAACTGATGAGTTGGTAAGGTCAGCTGATACTTGGAATGTACAAACATTTATCATCTCAAAGCCGGGACTGGTTAAAAAACACTTAACCAATCGACGCCCTGATGCGGTGGTATTAAATTTACCAGGTACTATTAGTGAAGAAGGTTTGCAGTTGCTAGCAGAATTAAACTGTTCTGCACCTCCTGTTCCAGTTTTGGTTCTGACAAATCAGGATAGTTTACTTGACCGCGTAAAAATAGCTCGCTTGGGCGGACAGGGTTTTTTACAAAAACCAGTCGCATCGGCTATGGTATTGGAGACAATCGCAAATTTGCTACAGCGCAATCGCCAAGCTACAGCTAAAGTCTTGTTTGTAGATGACGATCCGCTTATCTTGAATGCGATGTGTTCTTTATTACAACCTTGGGGATTAAAAGTTTCCACCTTGGAAAACCCTTTAGAATTTTGGGACACTTTAGAAGCAACAGCCCCAGACCTGTTGGTTCTAGACGTAGAAATGCCCCAAATGACTGGAATTGAACTGTGTCAGGTTGTGCGAAACGATCCCCGCTATTGTGGCTTACCAGTGCTGTTTCTGACATCTCATACAGATGCAGAAACTATGCGCCGCGTATTTGCTGTTGGTGCAGATGATTACGTCTGCAAACCTATTATCGGGCCTGAACTGGTAACTCGCATCCTCAACCGTTTGGAACGCTCCCGTCTTTTAAGGAACCTGGCTGAAACAGACGCTTTAACAGGAGTTGCCAATCGCCGTCAATCAATTCACGAACTCAACGAATTAATGAACTTATCGAGTCGTCACAATCAGCCTTTCTGCTTTGCTGTTCTCAAAGTAGACCGCCTCCAACAAATCAATCAACAGTACAGTCATGCTGTTGGCGATGAAGTGTTATCGAGATTGGGAAGAGTTTTGCGACGCGTATTTCAAAGTGATGTTGTTTGCCGTTGGGGAGGTGCAGAGTTTGTTGTAGGAATGTATGGAATGACACAAAAAGATGGATGGCAGCGATTGGAGGAAATCGCAGAAAATATCAGTCAAGAAAATTTTATCGCTCCCGATGGGAGTCGTTTTCAGGTAACATTTAGTGCAGGGCTATCCCAGTATCCACAACAAGGTACTGATTTACAAGCACTCTATCAAGCGGCATTTGCAAGATGCGATCGCCCGTTTACGTCCCAGCGAGCTTTAACTCGTGTCCGTGAAGCAGAACTGCGAGGGGATGCTGAAGGTGTCCGAGCATAG
- a CDS encoding PAS domain S-box protein has product MTNGKNLWIPIIVGASVIVLNLLFWQELIHQEDVHIKNNVKLAAASISHEIEVQIQERTLGLVRMARRWEIEGGTAKPKWEADALNYYRDYTGFQALEWVDESNYVRWIVPLAGNEAAQNLNLTSEERRRTALEKARESRKVTMTHVVNLAQGGKGFLMYVPLFPKKNFGGFIIGSFRTQTLLNALLDKNVRQKYAIAIFDGNDKIYTNQENLSHKIPAKWQHNTEINLNGVTWNLKVLPTPATAVTESSPLPNVVLGGGLSVAVLLAWGAYLTQHSRRQTQRVKAINLELTHEITERQQAEKVLQEYTREVEDLYNNAPCGYHSIDKDGTIVRINNTELTWLGYTRDEVIGKKKFVDVITASCLPTFQKSFALFQQQGWIRDLEFQMLRKDGTVLPVLLSATAIKDAAGNFLMTRSTVFDITARKQAETELRNLSTALESAVEGISQFNPERRYIYVNQAYASIVGYQPQEMLGMEWQQTIHPEDQEKVMTTYQKMLETGKAEVEARGVRQDDSVFDMQVVMVKALDRQENYKGYYCFVKDISHRREIERLKDEFVSVVSHELRTPLTSIRGSLGLVASGVLNTQPEKAQRMLEIAVNNTDRLIRLINDILDIERIESGKVAMTKQICNVTSLMHESVEEMRSMADQAEVTLSVSPISENLWADPDRIVQTFTNLLSNAIKFSPPGGIIWFSAKIEGSSEQSTPTPYSHSPTPSILFTIRDQGRGIPADKIETIFGRFQQVDASDSRKKGGTGLGLAICRSIIQCHDGRIWAESPVGEGSIFYILLPLYREEEPIIPSVPNSNDSPLILVCDDDSSVRAVMQAMLEQRGYQTICAASGQEAVDMAIKQQPDVIFLNLMMPGMHGWETLGVLKQQSQTKDIPAIVLSGLMPDARTTPHPDVTDWIVKPPDERLLFQALERALAREKSQSLRVLIVEDDTDLAQVLIATFERYGVETYHAKTGREALRLSQRILPDLLVLDLALPEVDGFAVVDWLRHHRRLCLVPLVVYCAKDLDNCDRERLKLGQTLFFTKGRVTPEEFEEHVMTLLNRIIPAIKGDSSDSETDSDY; this is encoded by the coding sequence ATGACCAATGGCAAAAATTTGTGGATTCCGATAATTGTAGGCGCTAGCGTTATAGTTCTCAATTTGTTATTTTGGCAGGAGTTAATTCATCAAGAAGACGTACATATAAAGAATAATGTTAAATTAGCAGCAGCAAGCATCAGCCACGAAATCGAAGTTCAAATCCAAGAACGAACCTTAGGATTAGTTCGTATGGCTAGACGTTGGGAGATTGAGGGTGGAACTGCAAAACCAAAGTGGGAAGCGGATGCTTTGAACTATTACCGAGACTATACTGGTTTTCAAGCACTTGAATGGGTAGATGAATCAAATTATGTCCGTTGGATTGTTCCTTTAGCCGGAAATGAGGCAGCACAGAACCTGAATTTAACATCTGAGGAACGTCGCCGAACTGCTTTGGAAAAAGCAAGGGAAAGTCGCAAAGTCACAATGACTCATGTTGTCAACCTTGCTCAAGGCGGTAAGGGTTTTTTGATGTATGTACCCCTGTTTCCAAAGAAGAATTTTGGTGGTTTTATTATCGGTAGTTTTCGCACTCAAACTTTGTTGAATGCTCTTTTAGATAAGAATGTGCGGCAAAAATATGCGATCGCTATTTTTGATGGTAATGATAAAATTTATACAAATCAAGAAAATCTTAGTCACAAGATTCCTGCTAAATGGCAACACAATACAGAAATTAATCTCAATGGTGTAACTTGGAACCTAAAAGTTTTACCTACACCAGCTACCGCAGTTACAGAAAGTTCTCCCCTTCCCAACGTTGTACTGGGTGGAGGCTTATCAGTAGCTGTGTTACTTGCGTGGGGAGCATATCTCACCCAACACTCCCGGCGGCAAACACAGCGAGTGAAAGCGATAAATCTGGAATTAACTCATGAAATTACTGAACGCCAACAAGCAGAAAAGGTGCTGCAAGAATATACAAGAGAAGTGGAAGATTTATACAACAATGCACCTTGTGGCTATCACTCAATAGATAAAGATGGCACTATTGTCCGCATTAACAATACCGAATTGACCTGGTTGGGATATACACGAGACGAAGTCATAGGGAAAAAGAAATTTGTTGATGTTATTACAGCCTCATGCTTGCCAACATTCCAAAAATCATTTGCACTTTTTCAACAGCAAGGCTGGATACGTGACTTGGAATTTCAGATGCTTCGTAAGGATGGTACAGTTCTACCCGTGCTTTTGAGTGCAACCGCCATCAAAGATGCAGCAGGTAACTTCCTCATGACGCGGAGTACAGTTTTCGATATTACTGCACGCAAACAAGCGGAAACAGAACTACGCAACCTCAGCACTGCTTTAGAAAGCGCTGTAGAAGGAATTTCCCAGTTCAATCCCGAAAGACGTTACATCTACGTCAACCAAGCTTATGCCAGCATTGTTGGCTATCAACCCCAGGAAATGCTGGGTATGGAATGGCAACAAACCATCCATCCAGAAGACCAAGAAAAGGTCATGACGACATACCAAAAAATGTTAGAAACTGGCAAAGCAGAAGTTGAAGCCAGAGGAGTGCGTCAAGATGACTCGGTGTTTGATATGCAAGTCGTTATGGTTAAAGCTTTGGATCGACAGGAGAACTATAAGGGATATTACTGCTTTGTTAAGGATATTAGCCACCGTCGCGAAATTGAACGGCTCAAAGATGAATTTGTCTCAGTCGTCAGTCATGAATTGAGAACCCCTCTGACCTCGATTCGTGGTTCTTTGGGTTTAGTCGCCAGTGGTGTACTAAATACCCAACCTGAAAAAGCTCAACGGATGTTGGAAATTGCCGTCAATAACACTGACCGTTTAATTCGGCTGATTAACGATATCCTCGACATTGAACGCATCGAATCAGGCAAAGTCGCAATGACCAAACAAATCTGTAATGTGACCAGCTTGATGCACGAATCAGTAGAAGAAATGCGGTCTATGGCAGACCAAGCAGAAGTCACACTCTCTGTGTCTCCCATATCAGAAAACCTGTGGGCAGATCCTGACCGAATTGTACAAACTTTCACCAACTTACTCAGCAACGCCATTAAATTTTCACCCCCAGGCGGCATTATTTGGTTTAGTGCCAAAATAGAGGGAAGTAGCGAACAATCCACCCCTACTCCCTACTCCCACTCTCCCACTCCCTCAATTCTCTTCACCATCCGCGACCAAGGGAGAGGGATACCTGCTGACAAAATAGAAACTATTTTTGGACGGTTTCAACAGGTTGATGCTTCTGACTCACGTAAAAAAGGTGGCACTGGCTTGGGTCTTGCCATTTGCCGCAGTATTATACAGTGTCATGATGGACGCATTTGGGCAGAAAGTCCTGTAGGAGAGGGCAGCATTTTCTACATCTTATTACCTTTGTATCGAGAGGAAGAGCCAATAATTCCATCTGTTCCAAATAGCAATGACAGCCCACTAATATTAGTGTGCGATGATGACTCCTCAGTTCGGGCTGTCATGCAGGCTATGTTAGAACAACGAGGTTACCAAACGATATGTGCGGCTTCCGGTCAAGAAGCAGTAGATATGGCGATAAAACAGCAACCGGATGTGATTTTCCTAAACCTCATGATGCCCGGTATGCACGGTTGGGAAACTTTAGGGGTGTTAAAGCAGCAATCACAGACTAAAGATATTCCTGCGATCGTTCTTAGCGGTTTAATGCCAGATGCCAGAACCACCCCCCATCCAGATGTCACTGACTGGATTGTGAAACCTCCAGATGAAAGGTTATTGTTTCAAGCTTTGGAACGAGCACTTGCAAGAGAAAAAAGCCAGAGCCTGAGAGTACTGATTGTAGAAGATGATACAGATTTGGCACAAGTGTTGATTGCTACGTTTGAACGCTACGGTGTTGAAACTTACCACGCTAAAACAGGACGAGAAGCCCTGCGTTTAAGCCAGCGTATTCTCCCCGATTTACTGGTATTAGATCTAGCACTACCAGAGGTAGATGGCTTTGCTGTGGTAGACTGGCTGCGACACCACAGGCGTTTGTGCTTGGTTCCTTTGGTTGTTTACTGTGCTAAAGACCTAGATAATTGTGACCGAGAACGATTAAAACTGGGACAAACTCTATTTTTTACTAAAGGACGCGTCACACCAGAGGAATTTGAAGAACATGTCATGACTTTATTAAATCGAATTATTCCAGCAATTAAGGGGGATAGCAGTGACAGCGAAACGGATTCTGATTATTGA
- a CDS encoding response regulator → MTAKRILIIDDEEDIREVAQLTLESVGDWEVFTAESGMKGLQLAEAEKPDAILLDVMMPDMDGIATFQKLQANPATQDIPVILLTAKVQSSDQRRFAELGVKGLIAKPFNPMMLNDQLTEVLGWC, encoded by the coding sequence GTGACAGCGAAACGGATTCTGATTATTGATGATGAAGAAGATATTAGGGAAGTTGCCCAACTCACCTTAGAATCAGTAGGGGATTGGGAAGTTTTTACAGCTGAATCAGGTATGAAAGGGCTGCAGTTAGCTGAAGCTGAAAAACCAGATGCTATTCTCTTGGATGTCATGATGCCGGATATGGACGGAATAGCGACTTTTCAGAAACTGCAGGCGAATCCCGCGACGCAGGACATTCCCGTAATTCTACTGACAGCCAAAGTGCAATCGTCTGACCAGCGACGATTCGCAGAACTTGGTGTTAAAGGGCTAATTGCCAAACCTTTCAATCCCATGATGTTAAACGACCAACTGACAGAGGTTCTGGGTTGGTGTTAG
- a CDS encoding Mo-dependent nitrogenase C-terminal domain-containing protein has product MLLQNSRHFVFNPIQAIRQWLDSIEINDYKVAQQLCKTIPAQCPFERKFKLFNRTILYIPPLCKLNPFYEQLVMLRLKSLVYLADVCGEDVTVYC; this is encoded by the coding sequence ATGCTACTACAAAATTCACGTCATTTCGTTTTTAATCCTATTCAAGCAATACGCCAGTGGCTTGACTCCATAGAAATTAACGATTATAAAGTTGCTCAACAGCTTTGTAAAACAATTCCAGCCCAGTGTCCGTTTGAACGCAAATTTAAACTCTTTAATCGCACCATCTTATATATTCCACCTCTGTGTAAGCTAAATCCTTTCTACGAACAATTAGTGATGCTTCGCTTGAAGTCTTTAGTTTATCTTGCAGATGTTTGTGGAGAAGATGTTACCGTCTATTGTTAA